One Parageobacillus sp. KH3-4 genomic region harbors:
- a CDS encoding NADH-quinone oxidoreductase subunit M: MNGPYFLSLLVFSPLLGILLLAFAPKTQERTIKWLGFLSTLPSLILSLFAFFQYLQGYRLEHLAEKRDWVRFADFPFLTESTFVVRYELNIDGLSLVMIVLASLLAALAAIASIHIKKEWKGYFMLFLLLEIGMLGVFAAGNMVLFFIFLEITLVAMFFLIGKWGGFARERAAYSYLLYNGVGSAILLIVIAVLFARAGTSNMELLKEMLHNPAARAQLIAPISDGLRLSLFIALLIAFGIKLPIVPFHRWILRVHVQAPPAIVMLHAGVLLKIGAYGLIRFGIGLFPDQFRDFSLLIAILGVVNLLYGAFLAFLQDDFKMVLAYSSVSHMGIVLIGLGALNEAGMQGAIFQAVSHGFISALLFLLVGILYERTNTTELSRLGGMAKVMPLTAGSLLAGAMASLGLPGMSGFVSEFTAFLGLFQTTPIVAAVGTLGIIMTAVYLLRAVLNMTFGASKRGDAQALDMSVTEAVPVFVLLALIIMVGVYPRILAEPLQAAIEMIMNGLGA; this comes from the coding sequence ATGAATGGACCGTATTTTCTCTCGCTTCTCGTTTTCTCCCCGTTGCTCGGCATTCTTTTGCTTGCGTTTGCGCCAAAGACGCAAGAGCGGACGATTAAATGGCTTGGCTTTTTATCGACACTGCCATCGCTGATTTTATCGCTATTTGCTTTTTTTCAATATTTGCAAGGCTATCGCCTCGAGCATTTGGCAGAAAAACGCGACTGGGTTCGCTTCGCCGATTTTCCGTTTTTAACGGAGTCGACGTTTGTTGTTCGCTACGAGTTGAATATCGACGGCCTTTCGCTTGTCATGATCGTGCTTGCATCGCTGTTGGCGGCACTCGCCGCGATCGCTTCCATTCACATAAAAAAAGAGTGGAAAGGTTATTTTATGCTGTTTCTCCTGCTAGAAATCGGCATGCTTGGCGTATTTGCGGCGGGAAATATGGTGTTGTTCTTTATCTTTTTGGAAATTACGCTTGTTGCGATGTTCTTTTTAATTGGAAAATGGGGCGGTTTTGCACGGGAGCGCGCCGCATACAGCTACTTGCTTTACAATGGGGTCGGGTCGGCGATTTTGCTTATTGTCATTGCCGTTTTATTCGCCCGCGCCGGAACGTCGAATATGGAGCTGTTGAAAGAAATGCTTCATAATCCAGCGGCCAGAGCACAGCTCATCGCGCCGATCTCGGACGGTTTGCGCTTATCGTTATTTATCGCCTTATTGATCGCGTTTGGGATTAAGCTGCCAATCGTTCCGTTTCATCGCTGGATTTTGCGCGTGCACGTACAAGCGCCGCCAGCGATTGTCATGCTGCACGCCGGCGTGTTATTGAAAATCGGGGCGTATGGTTTGATTCGATTCGGCATCGGCCTATTCCCTGACCAATTCCGTGATTTCTCGCTCTTGATCGCGATTTTAGGGGTTGTCAACTTATTGTACGGGGCGTTTTTAGCGTTCCTCCAAGACGACTTTAAAATGGTGCTTGCATACTCGAGCGTTTCCCATATGGGAATTGTGCTGATTGGATTGGGGGCGCTTAATGAAGCGGGAATGCAAGGTGCGATTTTCCAAGCTGTCTCCCACGGGTTTATTTCAGCGCTGCTGTTCCTGCTCGTCGGCATTTTGTATGAACGAACCAACACGACGGAGCTCAGCCGTTTGGGAGGGATGGCGAAGGTAATGCCGCTAACGGCGGGGAGCTTATTGGCGGGGGCGATGGCTTCGCTCGGATTGCCGGGAATGTCGGGGTTTGTGAGCGAATTTACTGCATTTTTAGGGCTGTTCCAAACCACGCCGATCGTCGCGGCGGTTGGCACGCTCGGCATTATTATGACCGCTGTTTACTTGCTGCGCGCCGTATTGAACATGACTTTTGGCGCCTCCAAGCGCGGCGACGCGCAAGCGCTCGATATGAGCGTGACGGAAGCCGTTCCAGTGTTTGTGCTGCTCGCGTTGATTATCATGGTCGGGGTATATCCGCGTATTTTGGCGGAGCCATTGCAAGCGGCGATTGAAATGATAATGAATGGGTTAGGAGCGTGA
- the nuoL gene encoding NADH-quinone oxidoreductase subunit L encodes MMEMAWIVPLFPLLSFFLLLLVGKKMKEASAYVGMLATFVSFLVAGAVLVDRIGGSTYKAEQVWLAVGRAKLTVGVEVTALNAWMLVVVSLVSFLVHMYAKGYMRGDERFSVFYAYLGLFTFAMLGLVISPNLLQTYMFWELVGLGSFLLIGFYFYKEEAKAAAKKAFIMTRVGDVGFFIGMILLFSQVGSFEYNDIFKAVQNGTLSQTMATLTAILIFVGAVGKSGQFPLHTWLPDAMEGPTPVSALIHAATMVAAGVYLVAALFPLYEASETALLTVAVVGGFTAIFAASLALVQTDIKRVLAYSTVSQLGYMMLALGSGSDVAAIFHLTTHAFFKALLFLAAGSVIHAVGTQDIEKMGGLWRKMPLTAALFLVGTLAISGVPLLSGFFSKDEILAAAWTHGHGVLFWIAVAASFFTAFYMFRLFFLVFGGEERHSAKDVHESPAVMTLPMLVLAVLSVAAGYIHTPWFGTFLGDWLTDGGYAHEKTPSWIMIVAAIVSLLGIFLAWLMYGKRSLTRDWLSSRAPLTYNVLLNKYYIDEFYAWTVGYAANAISRLFYYIDRFAIEGIASLIVAVVNAAASLGSRIQNGQVQTYGAVTFIGLVLLVAILAFTGGYL; translated from the coding sequence ATGATGGAAATGGCTTGGATCGTGCCGCTTTTTCCACTGCTTTCCTTTTTCCTGTTGCTGCTCGTAGGGAAAAAAATGAAAGAAGCGAGCGCTTATGTCGGCATGCTGGCGACGTTCGTTTCTTTCCTTGTCGCCGGCGCTGTGCTGGTCGACCGCATTGGCGGGTCGACTTACAAAGCCGAACAAGTATGGCTCGCGGTCGGCCGCGCGAAATTGACTGTTGGTGTTGAAGTGACGGCGCTAAATGCGTGGATGCTTGTCGTTGTGTCTCTCGTCAGCTTTCTAGTACATATGTATGCAAAAGGGTATATGCGCGGTGACGAGCGATTTTCCGTTTTTTACGCGTATTTGGGGCTGTTCACTTTCGCGATGCTCGGCCTTGTCATTTCGCCGAACTTACTGCAGACATACATGTTTTGGGAACTCGTCGGTCTCGGTTCGTTTCTCTTAATCGGATTTTATTTCTATAAAGAAGAAGCGAAAGCGGCCGCGAAAAAAGCGTTTATTATGACGCGCGTCGGCGATGTCGGTTTTTTTATCGGCATGATTCTATTATTCTCGCAAGTCGGCAGTTTCGAATATAATGATATTTTCAAAGCCGTGCAAAACGGAACGCTTTCGCAGACGATGGCGACGTTAACAGCGATTCTCATTTTCGTGGGAGCGGTCGGAAAATCCGGCCAGTTTCCGCTCCATACGTGGCTCCCAGATGCGATGGAAGGCCCTACGCCGGTTTCGGCGCTTATCCATGCTGCGACGATGGTAGCTGCGGGGGTTTATTTAGTAGCCGCGTTGTTTCCGCTGTATGAAGCAAGCGAAACGGCGCTGCTGACGGTCGCGGTTGTCGGAGGATTCACGGCGATTTTCGCCGCGTCCCTCGCTCTTGTGCAAACAGATATAAAACGCGTGCTTGCCTATTCGACGGTGAGCCAGCTCGGCTACATGATGCTTGCTCTCGGTTCGGGCAGCGATGTAGCGGCGATATTTCATTTAACGACGCACGCGTTTTTTAAAGCGCTGTTGTTTTTAGCGGCGGGGAGCGTCATCCATGCCGTCGGTACGCAGGACATTGAAAAGATGGGCGGGCTTTGGCGGAAAATGCCGCTTACCGCAGCGCTGTTTTTGGTTGGAACGCTGGCGATCAGCGGGGTTCCGCTCTTATCGGGATTTTTTAGCAAAGACGAAATTCTTGCTGCCGCTTGGACGCACGGGCATGGCGTTTTATTCTGGATCGCGGTTGCCGCTTCATTTTTCACCGCGTTTTACATGTTCCGCCTCTTTTTCCTCGTCTTTGGCGGCGAGGAGCGGCATAGTGCAAAAGATGTCCATGAATCGCCGGCGGTCATGACGCTGCCGATGCTCGTTTTGGCCGTGCTTTCCGTTGCCGCCGGGTACATTCATACCCCTTGGTTTGGGACGTTTCTTGGCGATTGGCTGACAGACGGCGGTTACGCCCATGAAAAAACGCCAAGCTGGATAATGATTGTCGCTGCAATTGTTTCTTTGCTTGGCATTTTCCTTGCTTGGCTTATGTACGGAAAACGTTCGCTCACGCGGGATTGGCTCAGTTCGCGCGCCCCGCTTACGTACAACGTGTTATTGAACAAATATTACATCGATGAGTTTTATGCGTGGACGGTTGGCTACGCGGCGAATGCCATCAGCCGATTATTCTATTATATCGATCGGTTTGCCATCGAAGGGATCGCAAGTTTGATCGTGGCGGTAGTAAACGCGGCCGCGTCGCTTGGGTCGCGCATACAAAACGGGCAAGTGCAGACGTACGGAGCGGTGACGTTTATCGGCCTTGTGCTTCTCGTCGCCATTCTCGCATTCACAGGGGGGTACTTATAA
- the nuoK gene encoding NADH-quinone oxidoreductase subunit NuoK, whose protein sequence is MSSVPLSAYLVLALILFCIGLYGALTKRNIVVVLICIELMLNAVNINLVAFAKYGAHPGITGQIFALFIIAVAAAEAAVGLAVLMALYRNRKTVHIDEIDSMKH, encoded by the coding sequence ATGAGCTCTGTTCCGTTATCCGCGTATCTCGTGTTAGCGCTCATCCTGTTTTGCATCGGACTGTACGGTGCGTTGACAAAACGAAACATCGTCGTTGTGCTCATTTGCATTGAATTAATGCTGAATGCCGTTAATATTAATTTAGTCGCTTTTGCGAAATACGGGGCTCATCCCGGCATTACCGGACAAATTTTCGCACTGTTTATCATCGCGGTCGCAGCTGCCGAAGCGGCGGTCGGGCTCGCAGTTTTAATGGCGCTTTATCGCAACCGCAAAACTGTTCATATCGATGAGATCGATTCGATGAAACATTAA
- a CDS encoding NADH-quinone oxidoreductase subunit J, protein MSGEYLAFLALALVAIIGGVLMLNLSKVIHMVIALVFTFISIAGLYVLLSAEFVAAVQVLIYSGAITIIMLFGIMLTRHREEDKEKTTTGGFWRKTLTAIAVFAFGAAVYLGVYQLDFGEKAARLHEKNAEQIGIALYSHYIIPFEIASVILLVALVGSIILAKKDDEEAQKK, encoded by the coding sequence GTGAGCGGAGAGTATCTCGCCTTTTTAGCGCTCGCTCTTGTCGCGATCATCGGCGGCGTGCTGATGCTGAATTTGTCGAAAGTCATTCATATGGTGATCGCGCTTGTGTTTACGTTCATTAGCATCGCGGGGCTTTACGTGCTGTTATCGGCGGAATTTGTCGCCGCCGTGCAAGTGCTTATTTACTCTGGCGCCATTACGATTATCATGCTATTTGGCATTATGTTGACACGCCATCGCGAGGAAGACAAAGAAAAAACGACAACGGGGGGATTTTGGCGAAAAACGCTGACCGCCATCGCCGTCTTTGCCTTTGGCGCCGCCGTTTATCTCGGCGTTTACCAGCTTGATTTTGGCGAGAAAGCCGCGCGCCTCCATGAAAAAAACGCGGAACAAATCGGAATTGCATTATATTCTCATTATATCATTCCGTTTGAAATTGCATCGGTTATTTTGCTTGTTGCGCTTGTCGGCTCGATTATATTAGCGAAAAAAGACGATGAGGAGGCGCAGAAAAAATGA
- the nuoI gene encoding NADH-quinone oxidoreductase subunit NuoI: MIGLAKGLAYTLKNLTREKVTYDYPGEPLPLPDRFRGIQKFYPEKCIVCNQCANICPTDCIQLTGKKHPDPAKKGKIIDTYSINFEICILCDLCTEVCPTEAIVMTSNFELAEYSRDDLYKDLAWLDENDTNIRKENKP; encoded by the coding sequence ATGATCGGTTTAGCCAAAGGATTGGCATATACCTTGAAAAATTTGACCCGGGAAAAAGTAACGTACGACTATCCGGGCGAACCGCTTCCGCTTCCGGACCGGTTTCGCGGCATTCAAAAATTTTACCCGGAAAAGTGCATCGTTTGCAACCAATGCGCCAACATTTGTCCGACTGACTGTATTCAATTGACGGGAAAAAAGCATCCCGATCCGGCGAAAAAAGGAAAGATCATAGATACGTACAGCATTAACTTTGAAATTTGTATTTTATGTGATCTGTGTACCGAGGTATGTCCGACGGAAGCGATCGTCATGACGAGCAATTTTGAGCTGGCGGAATATAGCCGCGATGATCTTTATAAAGATTTAGCGTGGCTCGATGAAAACGACACAAACATCCGAAAGGAGAATAAGCCGTGA
- the nuoH gene encoding NADH-quinone oxidoreductase subunit NuoH produces the protein MMERLLNSDPSWTNLAAFFGLGAALLLVVLAFVTYGILAERKVMGFMQGRYGPNQVGGRWGLLQTVADVLKLLLKEDTIPKAADRPLFILAPILAFAPAFMVLATLPFTAAFQFADIGVGLLYYIAVSGLTTIGIVTGGWASNNKYALIGGMRAAAQMISYEIPLVMSVLGVVLLTGSLNLNDIVEAQKNVWYIFIQPIAFIVFFIAAVAELNRTPFDLPEAESELVAGFHVEYSGFRWAFFMLAEYVYLFAIAALTTILFLGGWHPVMFFDFIPGAVWFALKFSAVVFVLIWFRVTFPRLRADQLMELGWKVLLPVALANVFITALVKELFF, from the coding sequence ATGATGGAACGGCTGTTGAATTCTGATCCAAGCTGGACGAATCTCGCCGCCTTCTTCGGGCTTGGTGCCGCCTTGTTACTTGTCGTTCTTGCCTTTGTGACATACGGCATTTTGGCGGAACGGAAAGTGATGGGATTTATGCAAGGCCGTTACGGCCCGAACCAAGTCGGGGGACGCTGGGGGCTGTTGCAAACGGTCGCCGACGTGTTGAAGCTGCTTTTAAAAGAAGATACGATTCCGAAAGCCGCTGACCGGCCGCTGTTCATTTTAGCACCGATTCTCGCATTTGCGCCAGCGTTTATGGTATTGGCAACGTTGCCGTTTACCGCTGCTTTTCAATTTGCCGATATTGGAGTCGGTTTGTTATATTACATCGCCGTGTCAGGGCTAACGACGATCGGCATCGTTACCGGCGGATGGGCATCGAACAATAAATACGCGCTCATCGGCGGGATGCGCGCGGCGGCGCAAATGATCTCATACGAAATTCCGCTTGTCATGTCCGTGCTCGGCGTCGTGTTGCTGACGGGCAGCTTAAACTTAAACGATATTGTCGAAGCGCAAAAAAACGTATGGTATATTTTTATACAGCCAATCGCGTTTATCGTGTTTTTCATTGCCGCCGTTGCTGAGTTAAACCGCACTCCGTTCGATTTGCCGGAAGCGGAATCGGAGCTTGTCGCCGGCTTTCATGTCGAATATTCCGGTTTCCGCTGGGCGTTCTTTATGCTTGCAGAATACGTGTATCTTTTTGCTATAGCAGCGCTTACAACGATATTATTTTTAGGTGGATGGCATCCGGTGATGTTTTTCGATTTCATTCCGGGGGCGGTTTGGTTTGCTCTGAAATTTAGCGCCGTTGTTTTTGTGCTGATCTGGTTTCGTGTCACGTTTCCGCGCCTGCGGGCCGATCAGCTTATGGAATTGGGATGGAAAGTATTGCTTCCCGTGGCGTTGGCGAACGTTTTTATTACCGCGTTGGTCAAAGAACTGTTTTTTTAA
- a CDS encoding NADH-quinone oxidoreductase subunit D has protein sequence MLRTEEMILNVGPQHPSTHGVFRLILKIDGERIQEATPVIGYLHRGTEKLAESLQYTQIIPYTDRMDYLSAMTNNYVICHAVETMMGIEVPERAEYLRVLAMELGRIASHLVWWGTYLLDLGATSPFLYAFREREMIINLLNELSGARLTFNYMRIGGVKWDAPDGWVEKVKRFVPYMREKLAGYHDLVTGNEIFRRRVIGVGKYTKEEAINYSLSGVNLRCTGVKSDLRKDEPYSIYDRFDFDVPVREEGDCFARYECRLAEIEESLKIIEQACEQFPKGGEIMGKVPRIIKAPPGETFVRIESPRGEIGCYIASDGKKEPYRLKFRRPSFYNLQILPKLLKGENIANVIAILGSIDIVLGEVDG, from the coding sequence ATGCTTCGAACAGAGGAAATGATTTTAAACGTGGGTCCGCAGCATCCGAGCACACACGGGGTGTTTCGCCTTATTTTAAAGATAGATGGGGAAAGAATTCAAGAAGCGACGCCGGTTATCGGCTACCTCCACCGCGGAACGGAAAAATTGGCGGAAAGCTTGCAATATACGCAAATCATCCCGTATACAGACCGGATGGATTATTTATCGGCAATGACAAACAACTATGTCATTTGTCATGCGGTGGAAACAATGATGGGCATCGAAGTTCCGGAACGAGCGGAGTACTTGCGTGTTTTAGCGATGGAACTTGGCAGGATTGCCAGCCATCTCGTCTGGTGGGGGACGTATTTGCTTGACCTTGGCGCGACAAGCCCGTTTCTTTACGCGTTCCGCGAGCGGGAAATGATTATTAATCTATTAAATGAACTATCAGGAGCGCGTCTGACGTTCAACTACATGCGCATCGGCGGCGTGAAATGGGACGCCCCGGACGGATGGGTGGAAAAAGTGAAACGGTTTGTCCCGTATATGCGGGAAAAACTTGCCGGTTATCATGACCTTGTCACAGGCAATGAAATTTTCCGCCGCCGCGTCATCGGCGTTGGCAAATATACAAAAGAAGAAGCGATCAACTATTCGTTAAGCGGGGTGAACCTTCGCTGCACCGGCGTAAAATCGGATTTACGGAAAGATGAGCCGTATTCGATTTATGACCGCTTTGATTTCGACGTTCCGGTGCGTGAAGAAGGAGATTGCTTCGCCCGCTATGAATGCCGTTTGGCAGAAATCGAAGAATCATTGAAAATCATTGAACAGGCGTGTGAACAATTTCCAAAAGGCGGGGAAATTATGGGAAAAGTGCCACGCATCATTAAAGCGCCGCCGGGGGAAACGTTCGTCCGCATTGAATCACCGCGCGGCGAAATCGGCTGCTATATCGCCAGCGATGGAAAGAAAGAGCCGTACCGCCTCAAATTCCGCCGGCCTTCGTTTTACAATTTGCAAATACTCCCGAAGCTGCTGAAAGGGGAAAACATTGCGAACGTGATTGCGATTCTTGGCTCGATTGATATTGTGCTCGGGGAGGTCGACGGATGA
- a CDS encoding NADH-quinone oxidoreductase subunit C: protein MSEEKDVQQRKKEAAEQAKQLAREQLAAKRAAEQTEQPLEEMKAQTEDDLALAKKKAAEAAKAKAAELRKQKAETVSDKGAEAEGDLAMAKQKAQEAQEVEGEKQETSEEDIALAKKKAAAAAKARAAALAKQKAKETASGRAEDDLAKQKAIAAAKAKAAAAAKAKAAALAKQQASGTAGESEDDLAKEKAKAVAAAKAKAAAMAKAKAVGGSRETVEKEDTPSPNQPFLDKYVKVIREHLGEDVLEDAYINRLAKDVPTLVVKKDAYYKVAEFLKYNEQLHFDYLSELHGTDFQTHMEVYVHLYSYQNRQSVALKAKIDRDKPEIASLVPLWQGANWPECEAYDLLGIRFQGHPNLIRIFLGENWVGHPLRKDYEPYDVEV, encoded by the coding sequence ATGAGCGAAGAAAAAGATGTACAGCAGCGGAAAAAAGAAGCGGCAGAGCAGGCGAAACAGCTGGCGAGAGAACAATTAGCGGCGAAGCGGGCCGCCGAACAAACTGAACAGCCGCTCGAAGAAATGAAAGCGCAAACCGAAGACGACTTAGCGCTTGCAAAGAAAAAGGCAGCGGAAGCAGCAAAGGCAAAAGCGGCAGAATTGCGGAAACAAAAAGCAGAAACAGTTAGCGATAAAGGTGCGGAGGCTGAAGGAGACTTAGCGATGGCGAAGCAAAAAGCGCAAGAAGCACAGGAGGTAGAAGGCGAAAAACAAGAAACTTCAGAAGAGGATATAGCGCTCGCAAAGAAAAAAGCGGCAGCGGCGGCAAAGGCAAGGGCGGCGGCTTTGGCGAAGCAAAAAGCAAAAGAAACAGCGAGTGGCAGAGCGGAAGATGACCTTGCCAAACAAAAAGCAATCGCGGCAGCGAAGGCAAAGGCGGCAGCTGCCGCAAAAGCGAAAGCGGCGGCGCTGGCCAAACAACAAGCAAGCGGCACTGCTGGCGAAAGTGAAGACGATCTTGCGAAGGAGAAAGCAAAGGCGGTCGCGGCGGCAAAAGCGAAAGCAGCAGCGATGGCGAAAGCGAAAGCTGTGGGAGGTTCGCGGGAAACGGTGGAAAAAGAAGACACTCCGTCGCCAAATCAGCCGTTTCTTGATAAATACGTCAAAGTGATTCGTGAACATCTCGGCGAAGATGTGCTGGAAGATGCTTATATTAACCGCCTTGCTAAAGACGTCCCAACATTGGTTGTGAAGAAGGATGCATATTATAAAGTTGCCGAGTTTCTGAAATATAACGAGCAGCTTCATTTTGATTATTTGTCGGAGCTGCACGGGACCGATTTTCAAACACATATGGAAGTATATGTGCACTTGTATTCTTATCAAAACCGCCAATCGGTCGCATTAAAGGCGAAAATCGACCGCGACAAGCCGGAGATTGCTTCGCTCGTTCCGCTTTGGCAAGGGGCAAATTGGCCGGAATGTGAAGCGTACGATCTGCTGGGCATCCGTTTTCAAGGGCATCCGAATTTAATCCGCATCTTTTTAGGAGAAAATTGGGTCGGACATCCGCTTCGCAAAGATTACGAACCATACGACGTGGAGGTATAG
- a CDS encoding NADH-quinone oxidoreductase subunit B has translation MDVKWLDVPEGEMEEIKRNVFLTTLEQLKAWARSNSLWPLTFGLACCAIEMMGVGGSHYDLDRFGSFFRASPRQSDVMIVSGTVTKKMAPLLRRLYDQMPEPKWVIAMGSCATAGGPYVKSYSVVKGVDQIVPVDVYIPGCPPNPAALIYGINKLKEKIRYEAKTGKKVP, from the coding sequence ATGGATGTAAAATGGCTAGATGTCCCTGAAGGGGAGATGGAAGAGATAAAGCGCAATGTGTTTTTGACGACGCTTGAGCAATTAAAGGCGTGGGCCCGTAGCAACTCCCTTTGGCCGTTAACGTTCGGTCTTGCTTGTTGCGCTATCGAAATGATGGGAGTCGGCGGATCTCATTACGATTTGGACCGATTCGGCTCGTTTTTCCGCGCCTCGCCGCGCCAGTCTGATGTCATGATCGTCTCTGGCACGGTAACGAAAAAGATGGCGCCGCTTCTCCGCCGCTTATATGACCAAATGCCGGAACCGAAATGGGTGATTGCCATGGGGTCATGTGCAACAGCAGGCGGACCGTATGTGAAATCGTACAGCGTTGTCAAAGGGGTGGACCAAATCGTGCCGGTTGATGTCTATATTCCTGGCTGCCCGCCGAATCCAGCCGCGTTAATTTACGGAATTAATAAATTAAAAGAAAAAATCCGCTATGAAGCAAAGACGGGGAAGAAGGTGCCATAA
- a CDS encoding NADH-quinone oxidoreductase subunit A, giving the protein MLNVYVNNYVIVFVFLCIGVLLPVGALMMGRFLRPHISDEAKQMTYESGNNPFHDSRVPFQVHYYMFALLFVIFDVETVFLYPWAVSYDKLGWFALIEMLIFVLMLVLGLVYAWKKKVLRWM; this is encoded by the coding sequence TTGCTGAATGTGTACGTCAATAACTATGTGATCGTTTTTGTGTTTCTATGCATCGGTGTTTTACTTCCTGTTGGCGCATTAATGATGGGACGATTTTTACGGCCGCACATTTCGGATGAGGCAAAGCAAATGACTTATGAAAGCGGTAACAATCCGTTCCATGACTCGCGCGTTCCTTTTCAGGTCCATTATTACATGTTCGCGCTGTTATTTGTCATTTTTGATGTCGAAACGGTGTTTTTGTATCCTTGGGCGGTCTCTTATGACAAGTTGGGATGGTTTGCTTTAATAGAGATGCTTATTTTCGTGTTGATGCTCGTTCTTGGACTTGTCTATGCTTGGAAGAAGAAGGTGTTACGATGGATGTAA
- a CDS encoding F0F1 ATP synthase subunit epsilon — MKTIKVSVVTPDGPVYEADVEMVSAKAKSGELGILPGHIPLVAPLEISAVRLKKEGKTEYIAVSGGFLEVRPDKVTILAQAAERAEDIDIDRAKAAKERAERRLQSKEDDIDFKRAELALKRAINRLNVANMK, encoded by the coding sequence ATGAAAACAATCAAAGTCAGTGTCGTTACTCCTGATGGCCCGGTATATGAAGCGGACGTAGAGATGGTAAGCGCGAAAGCAAAAAGCGGAGAGCTTGGAATTTTGCCAGGACATATTCCGCTTGTCGCACCGCTGGAGATCAGTGCCGTTCGCCTGAAAAAAGAAGGGAAAACGGAATATATTGCGGTCAGCGGCGGATTTCTGGAAGTCCGCCCTGACAAGGTAACGATTTTGGCACAAGCGGCGGAAAGAGCGGAAGATATTGATATCGATCGCGCGAAAGCAGCGAAAGAACGTGCAGAGCGACGTCTTCAAAGCAAAGAGGATGATATCGACTTTAAGCGCGCGGAATTGGCTTTGAAACGAGCGATCAACCGCTTAAACGTGGCGAACATGAAATAA